Below is a window of Mucilaginibacter ginkgonis DNA.
CGATCCTATATTTTTTGATCGGCTGCAGCGTATTGCTTGCATTGATCTTTTTAGCCGCTTTTTTCTGGGCCCAGCGTAGCGGACAGAATGATGACCTCTATACACCCGGCATGCGTATTCTGCTGGATGAGGAGCAGCAAAAGAAGGAAAAAAGTGATCAGGGTCATATATAGAGCCGACAGTCATCATTCTGACAGTTAAACCATCCCAATAATTTTATACCCATCAACACGGAAGAATTTATGCAGCCCGAAAATTTTTACTATGACAACAAGATCGTCCGGAACTTTGGTATCGCTACGGTTATCTGGGGAATCATTGGGATGACGGTAGGACTGATCGTAGCCATACAGTTATACCAACCCGGCACAAACATGCATAACCAGTACACCTCCTTTGGACGCATCCGGCCGCTGCACACAAACGCAGTGATCTTCGCATTTGTAGGCAATGCAATATTTATGGGGGTATACTATTCGCTGCAGCGCTTGCTAAAAGCGCGGATGTTTAGCGACGTGCTCAGCCAGATCCATTTCTGGGGATGGCAAATGATAATCGTTTCGGCAGTAATTACCCTGCCGCTGGGGTTAACCACTTCTCACGAATATGCGGAATTGGAGTGGCCGATCGATATAGCTATAACTATCATATGGATCGTATTCGGCTGGAATATGTTCGGCACGATTTTCAAACGCCGCGAGCGCCATTTGTATGTGGCGATTTGGTTCTATATCGCCACTTTCGTAACTATAGCCGTACTGCATATTGTCAATTCATTTGAGCTGCCTGTTTCCGCTTTTAAAAGCTATATGGTTTATGCCGGCGTTCAGGATGCCCTGGTACAATGGTGGTATGGGCATAATGCAGTGGCGTTTTTTCTTACCACTCCCTACCTGGGCATGATGTATTATTTTCTGCCCAAAATGGCTAACCGCCCGATATATTCTTATAAGCTCAGCATCCTACATTTCTGGGCGCTTATATTTATCTATATATGGGCCGGTCCGCATCACCTTTTATATACTACTCTTCCAGGTTGGGCACAATCATTAGGCGTTGCTTTCTCGATCATGCTGATCGCACCAAGCTGGGGCGGCATGATCAACGGGCTGCTAACATTACGCGGCGCATGGGACAAGGTTAGGGATGACGTTGTCTTGAAATTTATGGTAGTAGGTCTTACTGCGTATGGCATGGCAACCTTTGAAGGCCCGATGCTTTCTTTGAAACAGGTGAACAGCATTGCCCACTTCAGCGACTGGATCATCGCGCACGTTCATGTTGGCGCATTGGGGTGGAACGGTTTTTTAACCTTTGCCATCCTTTACTGGCTTATTCCGCGTATTTACAGAACAGAACTATTTTCCAAAAAAATGGCCTCATTCCACTTTTGGATCGGTACGCTGGGCATTCTCTTTTATGCCATCCCGATGTATTGGGCCGGCTTTACGCAAAGCCTAATGCTAAAAGAATTTACACCGGAAGGGATGCTGAAATATCCTAATTTCCTGGAGACCACATTACAGATATTACCAATGCATGTTATACGATCAGCAGGGGGTGCTATGTACCTTTTAGGCGTAATTGTTATGGCTTATAATTTGACCCGTACCGCATTACAAGGAAAACTTCTGGCCAATGAAGCAGATCAGGCCGTCCCGCTTGAACCGGCACATACCGTGGCAAGAGAAAATGCCTGGCATAGACGCCTGGAGCGTAAACCGATACAACTAC
It encodes the following:
- the ccoS gene encoding cbb3-type cytochrome oxidase assembly protein CcoS, coding for MTILYFLIGCSVLLALIFLAAFFWAQRSGQNDDLYTPGMRILLDEEQQKKEKSDQGHI
- the ccoN gene encoding cytochrome-c oxidase, cbb3-type subunit I; this translates as MQPENFYYDNKIVRNFGIATVIWGIIGMTVGLIVAIQLYQPGTNMHNQYTSFGRIRPLHTNAVIFAFVGNAIFMGVYYSLQRLLKARMFSDVLSQIHFWGWQMIIVSAVITLPLGLTTSHEYAELEWPIDIAITIIWIVFGWNMFGTIFKRRERHLYVAIWFYIATFVTIAVLHIVNSFELPVSAFKSYMVYAGVQDALVQWWYGHNAVAFFLTTPYLGMMYYFLPKMANRPIYSYKLSILHFWALIFIYIWAGPHHLLYTTLPGWAQSLGVAFSIMLIAPSWGGMINGLLTLRGAWDKVRDDVVLKFMVVGLTAYGMATFEGPMLSLKQVNSIAHFSDWIIAHVHVGALGWNGFLTFAILYWLIPRIYRTELFSKKMASFHFWIGTLGILFYAIPMYWAGFTQSLMLKEFTPEGMLKYPNFLETTLQILPMHVIRSAGGAMYLLGVIVMAYNLTRTALQGKLLANEADQAVPLEPAHTVARENAWHRRLERKPIQLLIAALLVILVGTFVELMPTLTISSNIPTIAAVKPYTPLELQGRDLYIREGCSNCHSQTVRPFRSETERYGEYSKAGEFVYDHPFLWGSKRTGPDLAREGQKYGNAWHYNHLMDPRLMSPGSIMPEYSWLLTQTLDTSLTRNKINAMRKLGVPYAPGYENLANADLDKQAKAIAANLNEDHIKVKSNKEIIAIIAYLQRLGTDIKANKTAN